A window of Clostridium botulinum BKT015925 contains these coding sequences:
- the mgsA gene encoding methylglyoxal synthase produces the protein MRIALVAHDGKKDDMIDLVSRYREVFAQHELFGTGTTGKLINEKTGLNVTRFLSGPLGGDQQIGAKVAVGEMDMIIFLRDPLTAQPHEPDISALLRICDVHYIPLATNVGSAEVFVKALSVKR, from the coding sequence ATGAGAATTGCATTAGTAGCACATGATGGTAAAAAAGATGATATGATTGATTTAGTTAGTAGGTACAGAGAAGTTTTTGCGCAACATGAGTTGTTTGGTACAGGAACTACAGGAAAGCTTATAAATGAAAAAACAGGATTAAATGTTACAAGGTTTTTATCAGGACCTTTAGGGGGAGATCAACAAATAGGAGCTAAGGTTGCTGTTGGAGAGATGGATATGATAATCTTTTTAAGAGATCCATTAACAGCACAACCACATGAACCAGACATTTCGGCGCTATTAAGAATATGTGACGTTCACTATATACCGCTAGCTACAAATGTAGGTTCAGCTGAGGTGTTTGTAAAAGCACTTTCTGTTAAAAGATAA
- the istB gene encoding IS21-like element ISCbo2 family helper ATPase IstB, with translation MNSAYTQLIKNLEYLKFKQMINHLDEVIDFSTKNNLSFVDALIKLTAYEIDFKEANMIKSMVKVGAFPHKKEVKDFDFSFQPSINKDQILDFLTLRFLNTQENIVFLGPSGVGKTHLATSIGIAAAKRRYSTYFIKCHDLLQQLKRANLENRLDSRLKHFSKYKLLIIDELGYLPINKEDSKLFFQLIDMRYEKKSTILTTNINFNAWDDIFYDPIIANAILDRVLHHAHVVPINGKSYRLKDHFKDDDE, from the coding sequence ATGAATAGTGCATATACACAACTTATAAAAAATCTAGAGTATTTAAAATTTAAACAAATGATTAATCATTTAGACGAAGTCATTGATTTTTCTACTAAAAATAATTTATCCTTTGTTGATGCTCTTATTAAGCTTACAGCTTATGAAATAGATTTTAAAGAAGCAAATATGATTAAATCTATGGTAAAAGTAGGCGCTTTTCCTCATAAAAAAGAGGTTAAAGACTTTGATTTCAGCTTTCAACCTAGCATTAATAAAGATCAGATATTAGATTTTTTAACATTACGCTTTCTAAATACACAAGAAAATATAGTTTTCCTAGGTCCTAGTGGAGTAGGAAAAACGCACCTTGCTACATCTATAGGAATTGCGGCAGCAAAACGTAGATATAGTACATACTTTATTAAATGTCATGATTTATTACAGCAATTAAAACGTGCAAATTTAGAGAATCGATTAGATTCTAGACTTAAACATTTTAGTAAGTACAAGCTCCTAATAATAGATGAATTAGGCTATCTACCGATAAATAAAGAAGACTCTAAGTTATTCTTCCAACTCATTGACATGCGATATGAGAAAAAAAGTACAATTTTAACAACTAATATAAATTTCAATGCTTGGGATGATATTTTTTATGATCCTATCATCGCAAATGCTATATTAGATAGAGTTTTGCACCATGCTCATGTTGTACCTATTAATGGAAAGTCTTATCGCTTAAAAGATCACTTTAAAGATGACGATGAGTAA
- the rodA gene encoding rod shape-determining protein RodA → MLEKFKISKKLLRQLDFGVIITCVIIVLFSCVNIYSATFRNVGIYYAKLQFIWMIIGALVVYGILLVDYVIIGNYASIIYWAGIVLLLLNDFVLGSTHKGAKGWIGIGSRAIQPSEFAKLGMIIMLAKLWDDIDGKINEPKNFFRLAFYAVLPMTLIVIQPDMGMTMVTFFIALGIFFIGGLDLKVILGGLLSIFVVIVGVWNSPLMPAYWKGRLSSFINPEAHVQGMGFQLKQSLMGIGSGNILGEGFKKGLQVSGNNIPEAHTDFIFAVVGEEWGLIGAIFLLCLYGFLIYKFIKIAKNSKDIFGTIIAVGVISTFLFSIFQNIGMTIGLMPITGITLPLMSYGGSSILSNFMSIGLVLNIGMRRKKINF, encoded by the coding sequence GTGCTAGAAAAGTTTAAAATAAGTAAAAAATTATTAAGGCAATTAGACTTTGGAGTTATAATTACATGTGTAATAATAGTGTTATTTAGTTGTGTAAATATATATAGTGCTACTTTTAGAAATGTAGGTATTTATTATGCTAAATTACAATTTATATGGATGATTATAGGGGCATTAGTAGTTTATGGCATACTTCTTGTTGATTATGTTATTATAGGAAATTATGCTAGTATAATTTATTGGGCTGGTATAGTGTTGTTATTACTAAACGACTTTGTATTAGGAAGTACTCATAAAGGTGCTAAAGGATGGATTGGAATAGGCTCTCGTGCTATTCAGCCGTCAGAATTTGCAAAGCTTGGAATGATAATAATGCTTGCAAAACTTTGGGATGATATAGATGGAAAAATAAATGAGCCTAAAAATTTCTTTAGATTAGCTTTTTATGCTGTATTACCTATGACTCTTATAGTAATTCAACCTGATATGGGAATGACGATGGTTACATTTTTTATAGCATTAGGTATATTTTTTATAGGTGGACTTGATTTAAAGGTAATTTTAGGAGGGCTTTTAAGTATATTTGTAGTTATTGTAGGGGTTTGGAATTCACCGTTGATGCCTGCATATTGGAAAGGTAGATTATCTTCTTTTATAAATCCAGAAGCTCATGTTCAAGGAATGGGATTTCAGCTTAAACAATCTTTAATGGGAATAGGTTCTGGTAATATACTTGGAGAAGGATTTAAAAAAGGACTACAAGTATCGGGAAATAATATCCCAGAAGCTCATACAGATTTTATATTTGCTGTAGTAGGAGAAGAATGGGGACTTATAGGAGCTATATTTCTTTTATGTTTGTATGGTTTCTTAATTTATAAATTTATAAAAATAGCAAAAAACTCTAAAGACATTTTTGGTACTATAATAGCTGTTGGAGTTATTTCAACATTCTTGTTTTCTATATTCCAAAATATAGGAATGACAATAGGACTTATGCCAATTACAGGTATAACTCTGCCACTTATGAGTTATGGAGGTAGTTCCATCCTATCGAATTTTATGTCAATAGGATTAGTTTTAAATATAGGAATGAGAAGAAAAAAGATCAATTTTTAG
- the minE gene encoding cell division topological specificity factor MinE, translating into MDLFKLFSGKPSSKEVAKDRLKLILIHDRSTIAPELLDMMKSDILRVISKYVIIDDEEVEVRLTKTEEVEASSPALIASIPIKKMKQR; encoded by the coding sequence ATGGATTTATTTAAATTATTTTCAGGAAAGCCTTCCTCTAAAGAAGTTGCAAAAGACAGACTTAAACTTATATTAATTCATGATAGATCAACTATTGCTCCTGAACTTTTGGATATGATGAAGAGTGATATATTAAGAGTTATTTCAAAATATGTAATAATAGATGATGAAGAGGTAGAAGTAAGGCTAACAAAAACAGAAGAAGTTGAAGCTAGTTCTCCAGCACTTATTGCTAGTATACCTATAAAAAAAATGAAGCAAAGATAA
- the minD gene encoding septum site-determining protein MinD encodes MSEAIVITSGKGGVGKTTTTANIGTALASLGKKVVVVDGDTGLRNLDVLMGLENRIVFTLLDVIEERCRIKQALIKDKRFPNLCLLPTAQTRDKNDVSTEQMLSLIKVLKEEFDYVIIDSPAGIEQGFENAIIGADRALVVVNPEVTSVRDADRVIGKLDAKGIENHHLIVNRLSYEMVKKGDMLDVNDILDSLAIKLIGVVPVDGEITVATNKGEPVVLNEKAVSGKAFKNIARRIIGEEVPIQTFADHQTGFLASLKKIFNIR; translated from the coding sequence ATGAGTGAAGCAATAGTAATAACATCAGGAAAGGGTGGTGTAGGAAAAACTACTACTACAGCGAATATAGGAACTGCACTTGCTTCTCTTGGCAAGAAAGTGGTTGTTGTTGATGGAGATACCGGTCTTAGAAATTTAGATGTTTTAATGGGACTTGAAAATAGAATAGTATTTACACTGCTTGATGTTATAGAAGAAAGATGTAGAATAAAACAAGCCCTTATAAAAGATAAAAGATTCCCTAATTTATGTTTATTACCTACAGCTCAAACAAGAGATAAAAATGATGTAAGCACAGAACAAATGCTTAGTTTAATAAAAGTACTAAAAGAAGAATTTGATTATGTAATAATAGATTCTCCAGCAGGAATTGAACAAGGATTTGAAAATGCAATAATAGGTGCAGATAGAGCACTAGTTGTAGTTAATCCTGAAGTTACATCTGTTAGAGATGCAGATAGAGTTATTGGAAAATTAGATGCAAAAGGCATAGAAAATCATCATTTAATAGTAAATAGATTAAGTTATGAAATGGTGAAAAAAGGTGATATGCTAGATGTAAATGATATTTTGGATAGTCTTGCAATTAAATTAATTGGAGTAGTTCCAGTGGATGGAGAGATAACTGTAGCTACAAATAAAGGAGAGCCTGTTGTTCTTAATGAAAAAGCTGTATCTGGTAAAGCTTTTAAAAATATTGCAAGAAGAATAATTGGAGAGGAAGTTCCGATTCAGACGTTTGCCGATCATCAAACAGGATTTTTAGCATCTTTAAAGAAAATATTTAACATTAGATAG